CGGAGAAACGCGACTTGTTGCGGTCGTTTCGAGCGGAAACCCCCGAGGAGTATCGCCACTTGCTCTCGAGTGAGGAGCGAAACGTCTACCGGACGCTCGCCCACGTTCCGAATTCGCTCGAGCAGTTTCGGGCGTTCGGTGGAACGCTCCGAGAGGAACTCGGGTTGGATCCACGCGAACGGGAACTCGTAATCTTGACCGCCGCGAACGCGCTGGGGTCTGCCTACGAGTGGCACCAACACGTTCGGATTGGACTTGCCGAAGGTCTCTCGCGCGAAGAAATCCTGGCGATCAGCGATCGGCGGTACGAATCGTTCGAGGGAACGGAGCGCGCCCTCGTAGAGTACGTCGACGCGTACGTCGCGGGGAGCGTCGACGACGAGACGTTCGGTGTGCTCTCGGAACGCGTAAACGAGTCGAAAATCGTCGGAATCGGCCTCCTCGCAGGGATGTACATCGTCATCGGTCGGCAGATGGACGCGCTAGAGGTCGAGACCGAAGAACCGTTCGTCGGTTGGGAATTGGAGAATATAGACCCATGATGGATGACCTCACCGAGCAGACGGTCATCGTAACCGGTGGGGCGAGAGGAATCGGTCGCGCCATCGCCGCCGAATTGGGCGACGCGGGCGCCGAAATCGTCGTCGCAGACATCGACGAGGAAGCGGCTCACGAAACCGCCTCGGAACTGCGCGAGGACGGCTTACCCGTCGAATCAGTCGCTTGCGACGTCGCGTCGACGGAGGACGTGGAGCGATTAGTCGTACAGACCCTCGACCGATTCGGCGGAATCGACGCTCTCGTGAACAACGCCGGCATCGGTTCTCGTGGATCGTTCGAGGAACTGACCCACGAGGACTGGCAGCGCGTTATCGACGTCAATCTCACGGGTGCGTTCAACTGCTCTCGTGCCGTCGTTCCCGGGATGATCGACGGAGACGGCGGCTCGATCGTGAACATCTCGTCGATGGCCGGCCGAAGCATCAGCTACCACGGTAGCGCGAACTACACGGCGTCGAAGTGGGGGTTGATCGGACTGACGAAACACATGGCGTGGGACCTCGGCGAACACGGGATTCGCGTCACCGCGGTCTGTCCGGGGTCGACGCTCACGCCGCTGACAGAGTCTGGGACGACCCCCGAAGAGCGAGCCTCGACCACGGAGAAGATTCCGTTGGACCGATGGGCGTCGCCCGAGGACCACGCCGCGGCAGTCGCCTACCTGATCTCCAAGACGAGTTCCTACGTCACCGGAACGGTGCTCGAGGTCGACGGTGGGAAACAGTTGGGCGTCCGAAACGAAATCTAAGCGTCCGCAGACAGCATTACTTGGGGATCGACGGACCAACGACGAAAGCGGCAATGGCGAACACATCGAGAGGGTTCATGGTGTGTGTACACATAAGCCACGGTAGATGCGATCGTCCGTTGCCCGCCGCCTCCATCCGCTCACGCGGCGGGCGAAGCACGCGTTGAACGACGGCCGGAGTCGAATCATTTTGGCCGTTGCCGCCGGGTGGTTCCTCTCGCTCGGCGTCCGAATGGTCTACCCGGTGTTATTACCCCACATTCGCACCGCGTACGGACTCGATCTCACAGTCGCTGGGTTCCTGCTGACCGTTCTGTGGGCCGCGTACGCGATCGGACAATTTCCTGGAGGTATCGTTACCGATCGAATCGGTGAACGGATCACGCTCGCGGTTAGTACGCTTCTTGCGGGAATCATGCTCGTCTTGGTCGTCACGGCGGGTTCCGCGCTCGTCGTGTTCGTTGCGACCGCGCTGTTCGGTCTCGGTACCGCACTGTACGGCGTTGCCCGGTTCACGATCATCTCGAAAACGTACCCGGAAAACAACGGTGCCGCCATCGGCGTCACGCTAGCGGCCGGCGACCTCGGAAACGCGGTGCTACCCGTGATCGCCGGTGCGGTCGCGGCGACCTTCGTCTGGCAGCTTGGACTCGGATTCGTCGTCCCGCTGTTCGCACTCGTGAGCGTGGTCCTCTGGTTCGTCGTTCCCCGGCACACCCCCGACGGCGACGGCGATGGAATGGTGGTCTCTCTCGAGATGGCCCGGCACGTCGTTTCGGAACTTCAGCGACGGTCGATCGTTGTCGTGACGTTAATACTGATCCTCGGATTCAGCATCTCACTCACGCTTACGGGGTTCTACCCGACGTACCTGATCGAAGAGAAGGAGCTGTCGTCAACGGTCGCGGCAGCGCTGTTCAGCCTGTACTTTGCCCTCGGGGTCTTCGTCAAACCGCTGGCTGGATCGGCATACGATCGGTTCGGAATTCGACAAACCCTCCCCGTGATCTTCGGTCTGGCGATTACGGCACTCCTGGCCCTCTCAGTCGTCGAGTCGCTGTGGGCCCTCGTGGCGGTCACCGTTCTGTTGAGCAGTCTGCTCGGTAACATCGCGGTCACGATGCCCTACCTGACCGATTTGCTCCCGACGGAAATTCAGGGGACGGGACTCGGCGTCCTGCGGACCACGTACATGTTGATCGCCGCACTCAGTCCGTCACTCTTCGGAGTGCTCGCCGACTTCGGATACTTCGACGAGGGGTTCGTCCTGTTGGCCGGAATCGCCGGCGTGATGACGCTGCTCGTTCTCCTTTTACCGTCGCAGTGAACTGACGACGGCGCCCGTTCCGACGCGTTCACTCGCGCCACCGGACGGCAGTGCCGGAGCCGGTGATTCTATTAGTTCGATCATTGTTGGTTGGTAGCATGGGTCAACAAGCTGTCGACCAGCGGTCTTCCGAAACTGAATTGGCATCGTTCGTGTCCGGGCTTTCGTACGAATCGATTCCCGACGAAGGAGTCCGGCTCGCGGAACGGTGTTTCGTAGACACGGTCGGAGTGACGATCGCCGGCGCCGTCGGCGAGGCGGGATCGACTGCGGCGGCCGCGGTCGATCAGACGTCGTCCGACGACGGCGTGCGACTCGTCGGTCGCGACGCGACCGCGTCGGTGACCGACGCCGCCTTCGTCAACGGAACGGCCGGACACGGACTCGACTTCGACGATGTCTCGAGTGGTATGCAGGGACATCCGAGCGTAACGATGGTACCGGCGCTGCTCGCCGTGGGTGAGTCCGAAGACGCGACGGGTGAAGAGTTACTGACGGCCTTCGTTGCCGGATTTGAAACGCAGTGTTACCTCTCGGGGCCGCTCAACCCGGACCACTATGAGAGAGGATGGCACGCAACGGCGACCCTCGGCACGTTCGGCGCGACAGCAGCGGTGACCAATCTGCTCGGCCTCAGCGAGCGAGAAATTCGTCACGCGCTGTGTGTCGCCGCGTCGTTCCCCGCCGGTCTCAAGCGAAACTTCGGCACAACGACGAAACCGATACACGCCGGCGCTGCCGCCAGGTCGGGGGTGACCGCGGCTCGGGCGGCCGCGAACGGTGCAACCGGCGACGAACGCGCGATCGACGGCCAGAAAGGCTTCTTCGAACTCTACAGCGGACCCGATGGCCCCGACCTCGAGGAACGGTACGACCTGGGAGAACGGTGGGCGATCGTCGACGACGGCGTCGGCGTGAAAAAGTATCCGTGCTGTTACTTCACACACTCGGGAATCGCGTCCGCCGAAGAACTCGCTGCTACCCACGACATAGAACCCACTACCATCGAATCAGTCGGCGTCACCCTCTCGCAGGGCGCAGCCGACGCGCTCCACCACGCGAATCCCGACACCGGACTCGAGGGGAAGTTCTCTATCCAGTATACGCTCGCCAACATGATCGCCCGGGGTCGAGTCGGACTCGCCGCGTTCGACGACGAAAACGTCGACGACGAAGTGGTTCAGATGGTTA
The Natronorubrum sediminis genome window above contains:
- a CDS encoding carboxymuconolactone decarboxylase family protein; translation: MVRVPYVNRDDLPAEKRDLLRSFRAETPEEYRHLLSSEERNVYRTLAHVPNSLEQFRAFGGTLREELGLDPRERELVILTAANALGSAYEWHQHVRIGLAEGLSREEILAISDRRYESFEGTERALVEYVDAYVAGSVDDETFGVLSERVNESKIVGIGLLAGMYIVIGRQMDALEVETEEPFVGWELENIDP
- a CDS encoding SDR family NAD(P)-dependent oxidoreductase, coding for MMDDLTEQTVIVTGGARGIGRAIAAELGDAGAEIVVADIDEEAAHETASELREDGLPVESVACDVASTEDVERLVVQTLDRFGGIDALVNNAGIGSRGSFEELTHEDWQRVIDVNLTGAFNCSRAVVPGMIDGDGGSIVNISSMAGRSISYHGSANYTASKWGLIGLTKHMAWDLGEHGIRVTAVCPGSTLTPLTESGTTPEERASTTEKIPLDRWASPEDHAAAVAYLISKTSSYVTGTVLEVDGGKQLGVRNEI
- a CDS encoding MFS transporter, whose translation is MRSSVARRLHPLTRRAKHALNDGRSRIILAVAAGWFLSLGVRMVYPVLLPHIRTAYGLDLTVAGFLLTVLWAAYAIGQFPGGIVTDRIGERITLAVSTLLAGIMLVLVVTAGSALVVFVATALFGLGTALYGVARFTIISKTYPENNGAAIGVTLAAGDLGNAVLPVIAGAVAATFVWQLGLGFVVPLFALVSVVLWFVVPRHTPDGDGDGMVVSLEMARHVVSELQRRSIVVVTLILILGFSISLTLTGFYPTYLIEEKELSSTVAAALFSLYFALGVFVKPLAGSAYDRFGIRQTLPVIFGLAITALLALSVVESLWALVAVTVLLSSLLGNIAVTMPYLTDLLPTEIQGTGLGVLRTTYMLIAALSPSLFGVLADFGYFDEGFVLLAGIAGVMTLLVLLLPSQ
- a CDS encoding MmgE/PrpD family protein, encoding MGQQAVDQRSSETELASFVSGLSYESIPDEGVRLAERCFVDTVGVTIAGAVGEAGSTAAAAVDQTSSDDGVRLVGRDATASVTDAAFVNGTAGHGLDFDDVSSGMQGHPSVTMVPALLAVGESEDATGEELLTAFVAGFETQCYLSGPLNPDHYERGWHATATLGTFGATAAVTNLLGLSEREIRHALCVAASFPAGLKRNFGTTTKPIHAGAAARSGVTAARAAANGATGDERAIDGQKGFFELYSGPDGPDLEERYDLGERWAIVDDGVGVKKYPCCYFTHSGIASAEELAATHDIEPTTIESVGVTLSQGAADALHHANPDTGLEGKFSIQYTLANMIARGRVGLAAFDDENVDDEVVQMVRERITATVDSDLPYGSHRTTVSIETADGDEYENVLEEPPGTHENPLSNEELREKYLMCATRAFDRERAVETYDRLDDLRNESDTADLAHRL